The genomic region CGGCGCAGCACCACCCAGTATTTCCCCGGCGGGAAGGTTTCGGCATCGGGCGCGACGGCGAAATCGAGCCAGCCGTAGCCGGGAAGGCGTTTGACGTTCTCCAGGTAGACCGGCCGGGAGCGGACCCCGCGGGTCAACCCGGGCTTCCCATCTTCGTCGGCCACGATGTCGAGGTACACGGTGCCGTCGCCGCCGAACTTCCTCATGGCGAGCGAGACCTGTTCCAACCTGAGCGGCCTATCCAGCACAAAGGCCTGGGCGTAGACGCTGGTGGAGGTGGCGTATTCCGCCGTTTCCCGCTCCAGGGAAGCCTCGCCGCGATTGCCGCTGTTGGTGTAGAAGTCGAGGTTGGCAGGGAAGTGCGTGTTGCCGAAGATCACCCTTCCGGCTGCGTCAGGCTCGACCGGCGGCGGCCCGCTCGGTTTTTTCTTCTTCGGCTTCGGCGCCGGTTTAGCAGGTGCCGGGGCCGGTTCCTTTTCCAGAGGCTTCGGCTCAAGCTTCGGGAGCGGCGCGGGCTGCGGCTCGGGTTTCGGGAGCTCGCTCTTCGCCTCTTTGACAGGCGCCTTTGGTGCCGGCTTGGGCGGAAGTTTCGGCTTCGCCACAGGCTTCGACGGGAGTTTCGGTTCCGGCTTCGGTTCCGGCTTCGGTTCCAGTTTCGGTTCCGGCTTCGGTTCCAGTTTTGGTTCGGGTTTAGGTTCCGGTTTAGGTTCAGGCCTGGGCGTCTGCTTACCCTCGCGCTTCGGTTCCGGCTTCGGCAAGGACGGCAGTGAGGGGACGGGGACCGGGAGCGCCACAGGCACGGGGAGCGGTGCAGGCGCCGTGAGCACAGCGACCTCCGGGGCCGCGGCGATCATCTCGAAGCTCGCCATGTAGCCGCGCGGCTCGCTCCCGGAGCCTTTCAGGTTCAGGTCGACGAGATCGCGGCTGTAGTTGCTGCTGATCGAGGCGCTATAGCGCGGCAGCACCGGGGCCGCCCGCCAGGAGGTTCCGATCTCGCCGCATTCCAGACCATGGGCGTATTTTATGTGGCGCGTGGAGGTGAACTGCTTGGACTGCTGCGGGTCGCAGGGAAGCCAGCCGAGCCCGGGGAACCAGACCTCGATCCAGGCGTGCAGCCCCTCCCCCATCCCCTGCACCAGCGAAGAGCCGCGGTTGTCCAGCGGGATCTTCCACTTGTCCTTGAGGGTCAGCCCTACGGCGACGCGCGCGGGGATCCCGGAGGCGCGCAACAGGGCGCAGGCCAGGTGCGCGTAGTTCTGGCAGTTGCCGGTGCCGGTGGAGAGGCCGTAGAGGGCGTCGTAGGACTTGGGAGGGGTCTCGTAGCGGATATGGTCGGTGACGAAGTTGATGACGGCATCCACCGCTTCGCCCTGGTTGGCGGCGTCGGCGGTAAGCTCCGCCGCCTTTTTCACCACTTCGGGGTCCGTCGCCTGCACCTGTTTGGTCGGTTTCAGGAAGAGCCGGACGTCCTCCGGGACCTGGCCGACAGGAAAGGGCGCGCGCGTCTTGACCGGCGCTAGCGTAGCGTCTATGGCGGTGGTGTAGACGATGGTGGCGCGAGCGTCTCCCGCGAGCTTGCGCCAGGTGACCACCTTGTAGCTGTTGCCGTAATCGTCGGTCTCGTCCTTGACGGAGTCGGGCTGAGGGTCGAACTTGAGGCGATGGTCGGTGAGGCGCTGGTTGAGGCTCGCCACCTTGATCGCCGCCGGTAGCGGGAAGCGGTAGATGAGCTCGGAGAGCTTTTCCTCGACGCCGAAGGTGACCTGCTGGGTCACCGTGACCTCGCTGGAGATCTTCCCCGCGACGACGAGCGTCTTAGCCCGGCAGGGGACCGCCGTAACCAGGATCAAAAGCGCCAACAACAGTCCTTTTTGCAGCATGAGCTCTCCTACCTGAATCTCGCGCATAGCTTAAACAGCTACAGGGATGCGGGGATCGGGGACAACGACAGAGCCGCCATCATCCCCTACCCCCTTCATCCCTGTTTTACGCGTTGTCATCACGGCCTGAAACCGCCGTTGCCGCTCTACTTCAGTACGAAGGCCACCTTGGCGCCGGCCAGGAAGTTCCCTTTCTGGTTGGCGGAGAAGATGGTTACCGCGTCCTCGTCGGTGACCTGCAGGTCGGCGGCGCTGACGGTGCCGCTTGCCTTAACGACCAGCGGGTTCTTGATGCCGCGCGCCTCGAGTGCGGCTTTAGCTTTCTCCACGCTGTTGGTGTACTCGCCGCAACCCTGCTCGACCAGGACCTTCTGGCTCACCTTGGACGGGTCGTAGAGGAGCTCGTTCTTGGCGCTGAAGATGCGGTTGATCAGTGCCGGCCTGAAGTTCTGCTCGGTGGCGTCGACGATCAGACCGTCGTAGCTCTCCGGCAGGCGCTCGACCTTCGCCTTGAACTTCGGCGCGGGCTTGCCGTCCACCTCGGTCAGGCTGCTTTTAAGCTCCGGGTCCTTGAACATCTTCTCGTACATGGAGGAGGCGAAACCTTTGGGGCCGTGCATGCCGACCTTGACGATGGCGACCGCGGTGTCCGTCTCCTTGCTGTACTCCTGCACCACGATCTGGACCCCTTTGACGGTCCCGGTCACGGCGCTCCTGATCAGGTCGCTTTCGAGCACCCCGTCCTTCACCAGGGTATCGCCGACAAGGGCGAAGCCGTTCAGGTACTCGGCAACGGCTCGCTGTGCGGTGACGACGGCGGCGCGTTTCGCCCCCATCTCCCTCTGCGCCTGGCTCAGGTTCGGGTTGGCGTTGGCGGCGGCCTCGCCGTAGAACAGGATGCTCTCCTGGCTGAAGGCGGCGTTGTCGTCCCTGCCCGACGGGCTGCCGGTCAGGGTGAGGTTTTGCTGGCTGAGCCAGGTCTTGGCCTTGACGAAGGTGTCGTCCAACTGGATGGACATGTCGTCCTCGGCGTAGGCTCCGCCCACCATCCCTGCCACCAGCAACGCCCCAACAAGAAGTCTCTTCATGATTCCCTCCGTTATTGAATTTGAAATGTTGACCGGCGACCCGGTTGTTAGTAGATGTTCCTCTTCTGGTTCAGCACACGGATGGCCAGGAGTGCGTCGGCGCCGTCCACCGGGTCGTTCAGGCGGAATTCCCCGGAGAGCTCACCCTCCATGATGCCGCGGGTGGTCATGTTGATCACCGCGTTGTAGAAGGGGGAGGTGCTCCGGACGTCGGGAAACGGCGACTTCTCCTGCCCGAAGTAGGCGGAAGCGAGCTTCTCGTCGCCGGTCAGCTTGATCAGCACGTCCTCCAGGATGAAGGCCATCTCGCCGCGGCTCACGCTGTCGGCGGGCTTGAAGAGCTGCGCCTTGGTGGTCTCGTCGAACTTGGGCTCCATGCCGCGCACCTTCCACTTCATCATGGTGAGCACCTCTTCCTTGAAGGGGTGGTTCAGGACATCCGCGGGGGTGAACTCAGGCTTCATCTTCGCGAGCTGCGAGGCAACCGGGATCCTCCCGGCAAAAAGCTGGTCCAGCTTCAGTTCGTCCACGAGGAGCGCGGCCAGGTCGGCACGGGTGACGGCATCCTGCGCCGCTATCTTCTTGCCCACCTCGCCTACGGTGATACCCGCCATGGCGCGCACGATGCGGTCCGCTTTCTTCCAGGCGCGGTCGGCCTTCTCGTGCCACTTCCCTTCGCGGCGGGCGTTCAAGACATCGGCGAAGCGGTCGCGCGCCTTCTGGAACTCGAGGCCGTCGAGGTAGGCGACCCCCATGTAGTAGATGAGCGCCTCGCCCCCCTGGTAATAGGTGAGCGCCCGCTCGTCGAGCTTCAGCTCGCTCCCGCTGCGGAAGGCTTCCTCGGCCTGCTTCAGCCAGTTCTCGTCCTTGACCAGGGTGTGCACCCGGACCTTCGCGGCGTAGTAGTCGAATTCCTCCTCGGGGCGGTCCGCAAACTTCTTGGCCTTCTCCAAGTTGGCAAAGGCACGTTCCAGCTCCACCGCCTTGAACTTGGGATCGGCCTGCGCCTTCACCTTTTCGGCCGAGACTATGGCAAGCCCCGCGTACGCCTTGGAGAACTTCTCGTCGAGGTAGACCGCGCGGTCGAACTTCTCCGCGGCGACAGTCAAGCCGCCGCTTTCCAGGGCCTTCATCCCAGCGAGGTAGTGGTGCTCGGGGTTATCCTCGGGCGAAAGGCTGCGCACCTGCGGACCGGCGCATCCCGTCACCGTCGCCAGGACGGCAACCAGCGCGAAAAGCATGAACAGCGTTTTTTTCATCATCGTCAGCCTCCATGTGCTTCTGGCATAAGCTTTGCGGCTTTAACGGCCACTCAAGCAAAGCAGGAAAACCTGCCCGACATCATGAGACGGACAGGCCCGATATTTCCCTCGATGTTTTTCCTTACTGCACCGTGTAGATCATCCAGCCGGTCACCCGCCCCTGCGGATCGGCGGCGAAGATCATCTCCCCCTTCTGGTACAGGTAGTAGGTCCCCTGCCGGGAGGTGACCATCCGGGAGGGCTCTCCGTATTTCGCAGCGAGCTCCTCTGAACTGCTCCCCACCCCGATCCCGCGGGAGCTCTTCTCTGCGTACCCTTTCCCGGCGGAAACGAGGCGGACCAGCTGACCGTCAACAGAGATGAGCATGTCCTCCCAGCCGCTTCCCTGGCGGGAATACACGGTGATGGTCGGTTCCTCCTTGTCCACCCCCTTAAGGGAGAAGGTGGCGACCTCCTTGCTCTTGACGAAGTCGTCCCGAGGGCTGATCCGGGCGATGGTCTCGGCCCCGCTTGCCTCGCTCCCGCCGAGGATCTTGGGAGCCGCACCCTTTTCGTCCTGCAACTGGGCCAGGTTGAAGGCGGCGGTGCCGCTCCCGAGGTTGCGGGCGGCGGCCATGTCCACCATGGCCTTCTCCTTGTTACCCCCCTCGGCGTAGGCGATGCCTCGCACCACGAGCGCGTTGGCCAGCGTGATCGTCTCGTTGTTTCTGCGCGCCATCTCCATCGCCTTGTTGGCGAGGATGATGGCGTTGTCGCGGTCCCCGATCAGCGTGTCCACGGCGGCAAGGTTCACGTAGGCTGCGGCGTAGCCGCGGTCGCGCTGGATCGCCTTGTCGAAGTTGTCCGCTCCCTTTTGCAGCAGGCGGTTGCGGCGCTCTGCAAATTCGTCCGGGAGTCCCTTCGCCCTTTGCCCCTTCGCCTTGAGCCTCGTCTCGGCGTCGAACTCGAAGGGGTAGCCGAATTTCAGGGCGCCGGGACGGAACAGGCGCAGCGCCTCGGAGGCGTAGGCGACCCCGGCGTTGTTGAACATCTCGCGGCTCGGGAAGGTGTGCGCAAGGTGCTCGAACAGGCGCCCAGCCGCTTCGTATTTTTCCAGGAGCAGCAGCCGGTTCCCCGCCTCGAACACCGGAACCAGCTTGCGCAGGTTCGCCTCGGCGCGCTCCGCAATCGCCTCGCGTTCGGCGCGGGTGGGGTAGTTGGGAAGCTTGCTGGGGAGCTTGTAGGAGGCGTAGATGAGCTCTATGGCCCGGGGGGCGACGCCGAGCGTGTCGTAACCGGCAAGGTGGCCGTAAAAGCCGCCGAAGTAGTCCGCCTCGGTCTCCCTCTTGATCACGTCCTCGTAGCTTGCCGCCTTGATCATCTTGCGTCCCACCTCCAGCGAGGCGAACGAGTTGCCGAAATCCCCCACCCAGCCGTGGCGCATGTAGTAATGGGTCAGCTCGTGCCCGAGCAGGAAAGCGATGGCGCTCTCCTGGTCGTCTCCCAGCGAGGCGAAGAGATCGAAGATTTTCTCCTCGATGGCGATGTAACCCGCCTGCAGGGGACCGCTGTCGGCGTCCAGGCCGATGGCCCCTTCGGTGCCGGGGTCGGACCAGGCGACCGCGTTGCGGCTTGAGGCACCGACGGGGGAGACGATCAGTCGCGGGGGAACCCTGCCGTCGCCGAAAGCGCGGGCCACGCTGTCGTAGATCGCCTTCACCTTCTGGTACTTGGGATGGTCGGTCGGGAGCGAATCCACGGCAAGGGAGGTGGCGGCGGAAAAGAGCAGGACCAGGGCAGGCAGCAGGGCGGTAAAGCGCCCGATCCAGAGCCGTTTATGTCGTGTTGCCGATGCGGAGTAAGGCACCTGGCGCCCCCTTTTAGTAGTTGACCGTGACCCTGACGGTGAATTCCTTCTCGGAAAACCGCCCCTTGAAATCGCTGATGGCGACGCGGAAGCGGTAGGAGCCGGGAGGAAGCGAGATGCTGTCGACCTTGACGCCGTCTTTGTCGGCGTAGGGCTTGATGCGTGGGGTGAGGTCGATGTTGCTGCTCTTCAGGCACTCGAGCTTTAGCGTGTTGACGTCGACCTGCGATCCGTCCCTGGGGGCGAAGGAGACCTCAAGCGGGAAAGTCCGGTCGCCGGCCGTGACCTCCAGGTCGCGCGCGGTGATGGACGGCCCGTCGCTGCGCAAGGCCGCGGCGAAGCCGAAATTCCTCGCCTCCGGGAGGGCCGCCTCCTCCATGGTCAGCAGCTGCAGGGGAGCGGCGCAGATCCCGGCCTGGACCAGGGTGAGGGTCAGCAGAAAAAAAACGCCGGCGATGGTAAGGAACCTTCTCATAACCCTCTCCTTCATAGTCAACCTGAATGCCTGCCACGCTGCATGGGACGGGCTAAAAAGCCTGCAGCAGGACGAGCAGCTCCTTTTCCACCAGCTCCAGGTCGAGGTTTCCCGGCCGCTTGAGCCTCTGGTCCAGCTCCTTCAGTGCCAGGACTGCAGGTACAGGAACCCCCTGGTCGGCGACCTTGTTTCCGAAATAGCGCGGGACGCCGGCGGCGAGGTAATCGCGGTTTCCCGTCTTCGCCGCAAGCCTCGCCCCTTGAGCCCAGGCGCCGAGGCGCGCGAACGGGAGCTGTTCCGTGGGAACCAGCCTCTCCAGTTGCCCGCTTGCCCCGGCGAGCGTCGAGGGATCGGCTCCCCGCTCCAGCTGCGCCACCACCCACTCCAGAGGGGAGCGATCCGGGTTTCCCGCCAGCGACTCCAGAAGCGGCGCCAGACGCGCTGCCTGCGCCTGGGCGCGGTCGCCGTCGCCGGCGATGAGTTCCACCTCCAGGTTCATCAGGCTTACCCCGATGCGAAAGGCAACGCTGCTTGCGTCCGCCGAGGTGGCGAAGCCGAAGTTCTTGTCCTGGGCCATGGAAAGGGAGGCCAACTGGGCGGGGTCCCCCTTCGCCATCAGCAGCCGGGCCAGCCGTGCGCCGTCGGGTGCGTTTCCCTGGGGGACTCCGCCGGTTCTGCGTTGGGCGGCGGCAGACGCGATCTGTTCCCTTGCCGGCAACCGTTCCGTATTGGCATCGGGGAGCTGCGCCATCTCCTTCGCGGGGGGAGGGTCGCCGTTTCGCCCGGCGGAAGCCGCCGTTTGCGGGGAAGCCGCTTGATCGGAGCGCGCTACCATCCCCCGGTCCGGTTCAACCGTCCGCAACTGGAGCGTAACCGCGATCACCAGCACCGCAGCGACGGCAAGGGCGGAGGGAAACAGCAACCGGTGCCGCTTCTGCTGCGCCGGTGCCTCGGAAAGTTGTGAAGCCGCGATGAACAGTTCGCGGCAGTGGTCGCAAGAGGCCAGATGCCCCAGCAACCGGTCGCGCTCCTGGCTGGAAAGCGACCCGTCCACGAGCCCTGCCGCCGTTTCCAGCGCCGGGCATCCTTCTGCCGGCTCGGCGTCGGTCAAGCCCCTGGTTAGCGCCTTTCCTAATGCGGAATCATCCTTTTTCATAGTCGCCGCCAATTCCACCTGGTCAGCCGCGGGAGTCGCCGCGGCAAAGAAATCCGATCTCTTCCCATGTGACGGACAACGGTTGTTTTTCCTGCAAAAAAATAAAGCTCAGACTAGGTCCTTGAGGGTGAGACCCCGGCGCAGAAGCGATTCGCGAAAACGGACCAGGATCCTGCGGATCCGGGCATCGACTCCGTTCTCGGTGGCCCCGACCAGTTTCCCTATCTCCTTGAAGGACATGGGAGTGCTGCCGTCGGTAGGGAAACGAAGCCGCAAAAGAAACCTCTCCTCGCCATCCAGCCCAGCCAGGAGATCCTGCACCGCCTGCCGCGCACCACTCTCCCGCTGGGTTTCGATCAATACCGCCTCGGCGTCCTTGCGCGGGTCCGGCACCACGAACTCGACCTCATCGTCGACCGCCACCCTGGTTCCCGGCACCAGCCATACTTCCTCCGGGTCGGAGGCGAGCAGCATCTGCGACCTCGCGCCGCGTCCCCGAATCTTCTCCAGCATCCCCTGAAGTGCCTCGAGCGGCTCCCTTATGCCGTGGTCGACCTCCAGGTGGCTGTGCGCCTGCGAAAGCGTGCATCCCCTGTGGTAGACGAGTTCGTAGAGACGCTCCGCCACCTCTCCCAGCTCCCTGGCGCGCTCTCGGGCCCGGCTGCGCCCTTTCTTTTGCCGCACCAGGTCTATCACCAGGTTCGCCACGATGGTGGTGAGGTAGGTGGTGAGTTTTGCCTTCCCCTTGAACTCGCGCAGGGCCTTGAAGTCGTCCTCCCTGAGCCGGTCCAGCACCTCGTTCAGAAGCTCGTCGCTCTGGTTTTCCAGGTCCAGCCCGTCGTCGCTTCCCGCCGTGAAACCGTCCCCCCCGGCGCCGGTCATCGACTGCAGCACAGCCCGGCGGCACTGCTTCTCGATGTAGCCAAGGTTGTCCGTTATCAGCCGCGCGTAGGCGCCCCCCTCAGGGTGCTCTGAGGGGGGTCGCTCTGCGAAGAAACTACGGGGCTTGAACAGTTGCATGCCGGTATCCGCGGGCGTAGCATTAACAGCGAGAATTTTTTATCATTAACCGTGAGAAATGTAAATATCTTTACCGTCTTATGCTTCAGCCGACAGCGGGTAAAGCGCCGGCTGCGATTAATGAACTATTTCCGGTAGCTCAACTTGATGAGATAAGGGGCATAGCTCTCCAGCTTCAACTTGGGGTTGCGGCTCAGGCTGTTGGCCAGGTAGATGGAGTTCTCGGGATAGCTCACCAGGAACTCGTTCACGCCTGTCGCCTGCACCTCGCTGACCCAGGCCGCGCCGTTGATCGCCTGCTTCACGTCGAAGGTGCCGTCGAGGCCGTCGAAGCCGTCCACCTTCACCGTGATCTTGCGCGATACCCCCTTGATCTGCTTGGCGAATTTCTCCAGCACCCCCGGCATCGCCTTCTCCGACAGGCTCTGCATCCCCTTGGCGGCCGCATCCTCGAGGCTTGCCGCGGTCCCCTTGGCCTCGGAGCTCCCAGCGCCGACAATGAGGAGCCTTCCGGAGTCACGGTCACGGGTCAGCAGGCGGTAGGTCAGCCGGACCGTCACCCGGTTGAAGGGGGCCTCAATGCCGTAGCCGATCTCTTCCCCCTTCTTCTGCGAGACGGTGTAGTCCACCTTGCCGATCAGGAGCAGGTTGCTCAGGTACTTGCCGAACAGGCTGCGCATGGTCATGAAGTTGCCGCTCTTGATCGCCTTGTCGACCGCCTCCGCGTCGAGTACATCGGCGGGGGCCATGTCCGTCACCGTGTACCCCTGCTCCACCAGCTTCTCGATCAGGCTCTCGGAGACGATGTTGCTCTCCTCGTGCTCGTCCTCGACCCTATGGTTCGCGACCTTCGCCTTCACCAGCGTTCCGCGCCTGTCGCTCACCTTTGCGTTCGACTCGGACTCCAGAAGCACCCGCGGCTTCCGGGCGGGAAGAAAGACCGCCACCGAATTGTTCAGGGCAAGCGAGGCCAAGGCCTCGGCGGCCTTGGACGGCTCGACGCAGGCGTTCACCGTGACGTGGTAGAGCGCGGGCTCCTTGTGCTCCTTTATCACCTTGTACGAGGTGATGGTCCCTTTGGCATGCACGCTGACCAGGTCGTCCAGAAGGGCCGAGTTTTCCACCACACTTTCGGCGCGGACCTCGACCCCGACGGCGCTCTCCAGGGCGGCCCATCGGGCACGCGCCGTCGCTTCCAGCTTCGCCGAGGCGACATCGTTGTTGACGACGGCGGCACTACCCTCGCCGTTATAGCAGTTGTCCTGCGCGCAGGCGCTGTCGACGCAGAGCGCGAAAAGCGACAGTACGCCGATGGCGGCCGCCGCTTTAGCCGTGAAGAGATGTCTCAAGATGTTCCTCCCTCCGTACATCAAACAAAACCTCCAGTATCAGAATCCAGGCCCGCCAGGAGCAGCACGTGCAACTGATGGATAAGGCAAAACCGGATATAGGTCGCCGCAGTGTAAATATCACTTAGTGCTGGTTAAAGACAACTATTTTATTTCTTGGAAATGACAATCCCCACCCACTATGTCTTTAAAAGCAGCCGTCCTTCTGTCACACGCAAGCGCTATGTCTTCATCCTCACCAGCACACATATCCCGGATACGGCTTGAGGCTCTTGAATCTATCGGCCGGAGTCAGCGCCGCTCAAGCAAAATTTGGACGATCCTCCGCCGACGCTTGAATAACTCCGGGCTTGTCCTAAAGTCATAGCTATGTCCGAAGACGTCCTTAAATATTTCCACCCGCTGATAGCCGGCTGGTTCAGGGAGACCCTGGGGGAACCGACACTGGTACAGTCGCGTGCCTGGAGCGAGGTGATGCAAGAGCGGCACGTTCTGGTGACTGCGCCGACCGGAAGCGGCAAGACGCTGGCCGCATTTCTGTGGGCCATCAACCAGCTGGCGACCGGGGCCTGGGAGCGCGGGGAAACCAGGGTGCTCTACGTCTCCCCTCTGAAGGCTTTGAACAACGACGTGCGCCGCAACCTGATCGCGCCGCTTTCCGAGCTGCGCGATTACTTTGCCCGGAACGGCGTCCCCTTCCCAGAGATCGGCGTGCAGACCCGCAGCGGGGACACCCCGGGCGACGAGCGCAGACGCATGCTGCGCCATCCTCCTGAGATCCTGATCACCACTCCCGAAAGCCTCAACATCCTCCTCACCTCGAAGGGAAGCAGGGTGACGCTCACCGGCGTCGCCACCATCATCCTGGACGAAATCCACGCCGTCGCCGGGAGCAAGCGCGGGACGCACCTGATCACGGCGGTGGAAAGGCTGGTGCTTCTAAGCGGCGAGTTCCAGCGCATCGCGCTTTCGGCCACGGTAAGGCCGCTGGAAACGGTGGCGGATTTCGTTGGGGGGCTCACGCAAGCCGGAAGGGAGCATCTCCCCCGGCCGGTCTCCATCGTCAGGGGCGACCGCGCCAAGCGTTTCAGCCTCACCATCAGCGCACCCGAGGAGGCCGGCGATCAGCGCGCTGCGGACGAGTTCTGGCCCGCGCTCTCGGCCCGGTTCGCCCAGATCATCGCAGAGCACCGCTCCACCCTCTTCTTCGCCAACAGCAGGCGCACCACGGAAAAGGTGACCCGCCTGATCAACGAGCTCTCCGGGGAAGAGCTCGCCTATTCCCACCACGGCTCGCTGTCCCGCGAGATCCGCCTCGCCGTCGAGGAGCGGCTCAAGCGCGGGGAGCTGAAGGCGATCGTGGCAACGAACTCGCTGGAGCTCGGCATCGACATCGGGCGGCTGGACAGCGTGGTACTGATCCAGACGCCCCGCTCCATCTCCTCGGCGATCCAGCGTATCGGCCGCTCCGGTCATGGCGTCGGCGAGGTGAGCTCGGGGATGCTCTTTCCCACCTACGGCATGGACTTCGTCTCGGCGGCGGTCATCGCTCGCGCCATCGCCGATGGGGAGATCGAGGAGATCCGCCCGGTGGAGACCCCCCTCGACCTGCTGGCCCAGATCGTCCTCTCCATGGCTCTCCCCGAAACCTGGCAGCTGGACGATCTCTACGACTTCCTGAAAGGTTGCTACCCGTACCGGAACCTTTCCCGGCAACAGTTCGATCTCGTCATCGGGATGCTGGAGGGGAGGTACGCCGATTCCCGGGTCCCGGAACTGCGCCCCAGGGCGACGGTGGACCGCCTGGAGGGGACCATCTCCACTAGACCCGCGCTTTCCATGCTCGTATTCATGGAGGGGGGGACCATCCCGGAGCGTGGGTACTTCGAGCTGCGGCTGAAAGAGAGCGGCGCGAAGATCGGGGAGCTGGACGAGGAGTTCGTCTGGGAACGGAGGATCGGGGACAGTTTCGCGCTGGGGGCGCAGGTCTGGCAGATAACGGATGTGACCCACAGCACGGTGCTGGTGGTCCCGGCCAGGAAGTCGCAGCAGATCATCCCTTTTTGGCGTGCGGAAGAGCTTGACCGCGATTTCTTCTACTCGGAGAAGATCGCGTCGTTCCTGGAGTACAGCAACGGGCGGCTCTCAAGCAAGGGGCTGGTCGAGGAACTGGTGCGGCGCCACTTCATGGACGAGCCTGCGGCGCAGTCACTGGAGAGCTACCTCAAGCGGCAGCGGGAGGCGACCGGGGCGGACCTCCCCCACCGCCACCACCTGCTCGTCGAGCAGTACCACGACCCGCTGGGGGGCGCCGAAACGCAGCAGGTCATCCTGCATACCCTTTGGGGAAACAGCATCAACCGCCCCTTCACCTTCGCACTTTGCGCCGCCTGGGAAGAGCATTTCGGCTACCCGCTGCAGGCTTTTTACAACAACGACGGCATAGCGCTCCTGCTCCCCCACGAACTGGACGCCCCGGGCCGGATCCTGCGGCTGGTGGAGCCCGAGCGGATCGAGGCCCTATTGCGCGGCACGCTGGAAACTACCGGCTATTTCGGCGCCCGCTTCCGGGAGAATGCCGGTCGCGCCCTGCTCCTTTCGCGCAGCAACTTCAAGAGAAGGATGCCGCTTTGGTTGAACCGACTCCGTTCCAAGAAGCTCTTCGCCTCGACTGCCAGGTACCGCGACTTCCCGGTGCTCCTGGAGACCTGGCGCTCCTGCCTCCAGGACGAGTTCGATCTCACGAACCTGAGACTGCTCCTGGAGGAGATCCAGGACGGAAGCATCAGGATCACCAAGGTGAAGACCACGACCGCCTCCCCCTTCGCACAGGGGCTGATCTGGCTGCAGACCAACAAGTACGTCTATGAGGACGACACGCCGGCGGGCCTGGGCAAATCGGCGCTCGGGCAGGACCTTTTAAAGGAACTGGTCTTCGCCTCCCACCTGCGCCCCCGCCTCCCTGCCGAGTTGATCCG from Citrifermentans bremense harbors:
- a CDS encoding DEAD/DEAH box helicase; translated protein: MSEDVLKYFHPLIAGWFRETLGEPTLVQSRAWSEVMQERHVLVTAPTGSGKTLAAFLWAINQLATGAWERGETRVLYVSPLKALNNDVRRNLIAPLSELRDYFARNGVPFPEIGVQTRSGDTPGDERRRMLRHPPEILITTPESLNILLTSKGSRVTLTGVATIILDEIHAVAGSKRGTHLITAVERLVLLSGEFQRIALSATVRPLETVADFVGGLTQAGREHLPRPVSIVRGDRAKRFSLTISAPEEAGDQRAADEFWPALSARFAQIIAEHRSTLFFANSRRTTEKVTRLINELSGEELAYSHHGSLSREIRLAVEERLKRGELKAIVATNSLELGIDIGRLDSVVLIQTPRSISSAIQRIGRSGHGVGEVSSGMLFPTYGMDFVSAAVIARAIADGEIEEIRPVETPLDLLAQIVLSMALPETWQLDDLYDFLKGCYPYRNLSRQQFDLVIGMLEGRYADSRVPELRPRATVDRLEGTISTRPALSMLVFMEGGTIPERGYFELRLKESGAKIGELDEEFVWERRIGDSFALGAQVWQITDVTHSTVLVVPARKSQQIIPFWRAEELDRDFFYSEKIASFLEYSNGRLSSKGLVEELVRRHFMDEPAAQSLESYLKRQREATGADLPHRHHLLVEQYHDPLGGAETQQVILHTLWGNSINRPFTFALCAAWEEHFGYPLQAFYNNDGIALLLPHELDAPGRILRLVEPERIEALLRGTLETTGYFGARFRENAGRALLLSRSNFKRRMPLWLNRLRSKKLFASTARYRDFPVLLETWRSCLQDEFDLTNLRLLLEEIQDGSIRITKVKTTTASPFAQGLIWLQTNKYVYEDDTPAGLGKSALGQDLLKELVFASHLRPRLPAELIRLFEAKRQRTAPGYAPDSARELADWVKERLLTPQTEWLELLEAVQRDSGVAPAELLPQLAERVVVLGLPGGSVPLVASVEMLPEIARGLSLNWQEIALSPLVDQEGLRERLQGAAETLAERGASRVEAEEEEPPDVKLIGRWLAYHGPVELANLQRMLGLGDEQLREPLHSLEEEGQVLVDQLGETSTAPEICDAANLEALLRMLRRSRKPPFEALELPYLPLFLACFQGIAPPGSSPDDLRERLEQLLGVPLAAQLWEEEVLPARLQPYFGAWLDSAMQGSDLLWFGCGKRKLSFAFPEDLDLFRPEPSGPQQDEEAEDESVIADADAAARLIRDPRGHYSLFAICSSSGLSAAQATEELWKGAWSGELSNDSFASVRKGILNRFERREPEPGQGRHLHRVPGSRWGRAQEGAGSWYLLPRPEGEQDVLELEERNKDRVRLLLGRYGILFRELLLRELPPLQWGRLFRSLRIMEMSGEVMSGNFFNGIPGLQFVSHEAYRKLEAGIDEERIYWINAADPVSLCGSGLEGVREELPPRLPSTHLVYHGTGLALISRRFGKELEFKVPPDHPQLFDYLSFFKVLLSRDFNPRKSIAVERINGEPAGDSRYAAALLAFGFQRAYSGLELWRSY